In Lates calcarifer isolate ASB-BC8 linkage group LG23, TLL_Latcal_v3, whole genome shotgun sequence, a single genomic region encodes these proteins:
- the desi1b gene encoding desumoylating isopeptidase 1b isoform X1: protein MDQTGSFPVKLYIYDLSRGMARQLSPVMLGKQLDGIWHTAIVVHGKEYFFVGEGINWCSPGGTPLGEPLSIVDLGYTEVPAELFTEYLTSLTESTYSRDKYNLFEHNCNTFSNEVAQFLTGKKIPSYITDLPSEVLSTPFGQALRPLLDSIVINPGGNNITGQR, encoded by the exons ATGGACCAGACTGGCTCTTTCCCGGTGAAACTGTACATCTACGACCTGTCAAGAGGCATGGCCCGCCAGCTGAGTCCTGTCATGCTGG GGAAACAGCTTGATGGAATATG GCACACTGCTATTGTGGTCCATGGGAAAGAGTACTTCTTCGTTGGAGAAGGCATCAACTGGTGTTCCCCC GGTGGCACTCCCTTGGGCGAGCCTCTCTCCATCGTGGACCTGGGCTACACTGAGGTTCCTGCAGAGCTCTTCACTGAGTATTTGACTTCACTGACAGAGTCCACATACAG CCGTGACAAGTACAACTTGTTTGAGCATAACTGCAACACGTTCAGCAACGAGGTGGCTCAGTTCCTAACGGGCAAAAAGATCCCATCGTACATTACAGACCTTCCATCTGAAGTACTGTCCAC GCCATTTGGCCAGGCTCTCCGTCCCTTACTGGATTCCATCGTCATAAACCCTGGAGGCAACAACATAACTGGACAGCGATAG
- the desi1b gene encoding desumoylating isopeptidase 1b isoform X2 yields the protein MDQTGSFPVKLYIYDLSRGMARQLSPVMLGKQLDGIWHTAIVVHGKEYFFVGEGINWCSPGGTPLGEPLSIVDLGYTEVPAELFTEYLTSLTESTYSRDKYNLFEHNCNTFSNEVAQFLTGKKIPSYITDLPSEVLSTK from the exons ATGGACCAGACTGGCTCTTTCCCGGTGAAACTGTACATCTACGACCTGTCAAGAGGCATGGCCCGCCAGCTGAGTCCTGTCATGCTGG GGAAACAGCTTGATGGAATATG GCACACTGCTATTGTGGTCCATGGGAAAGAGTACTTCTTCGTTGGAGAAGGCATCAACTGGTGTTCCCCC GGTGGCACTCCCTTGGGCGAGCCTCTCTCCATCGTGGACCTGGGCTACACTGAGGTTCCTGCAGAGCTCTTCACTGAGTATTTGACTTCACTGACAGAGTCCACATACAG CCGTGACAAGTACAACTTGTTTGAGCATAACTGCAACACGTTCAGCAACGAGGTGGCTCAGTTCCTAACGGGCAAAAAGATCCCATCGTACATTACAGACCTTCCATCTGAAGTACTGTCCAC
- the xrcc6 gene encoding X-ray repair cross-complementing protein 6 isoform X2, translating into MAEWNAYYHNEDEEEEQEEGEQSGGDYKVTGRDSLVFLVDASKEMFIKGEDGQPSNFDMTMEVVRSVYTSKIISSHRDLVALVFYGTEQSKNPRNSFKHVYVYHDLDEPGAKRVRDVDGLQGDKGAQLAADTMGSGETSLGDALWCCANLYSDIKLRLSHKRLMIFTCRDDPHGDDSTKDRQARTKASDLKETGVVIDLMHMMKPGGFDVSLFFCDIVSPPEDESELGLQLEPCDKLDDLKKRVRAKEQKKRTMSRLNLCLGKGINVAVGMYATAVMTRKPSAIRLYRETNEPVRSKTRTFHTQTGSLLLPSEIKKAQVYGKKQIVMERDEVDTIKRFDDPGLLLMGFKPMEKLKLHHHIRPAVFLYPEEDEVKGSTCLFSALLMKCREKNVFALCRCISRRNYPPRFVALVPQKEEVDHGKVQITPPGFNAIFLPYADDIRTVDAPQCPVASQMQVNKMKEIVSKLRFKYRSDAFENPVVQQHYRNLEALALDMMAPEDTEDLIMPKVEQIDQRLGPLVQEFKDLVYPNGYNPESKPAAKRKTDTGGGAEKKPKMEVSEDELKAHMQNGTLGKLTVPILKEACKQFGIRTTGTKKQELLDALTARLGS; encoded by the exons ATGGCAGAGTGGAACGCATACTACCAtaatgaggatgaggaggaagagcaggaggaaggagagcaATCTGGAG GAGATTACAAAGTCACAGGGAGAGacagtttggtgtttttggTTGATGCCTCCAAGGAAATGTTCATCAAAGGCGAAGACGGACAGCCCTCCAACTTTGACATGACAATGGAG GTGGTGCGCAGCGTGTACACCAGTAAGATCATTAGCAGTCACAGGGACCTGGTGGCTCTGGTTTTCTACGGCACAGAACAGAGCAAAAACCCCAGGAACTCATTCAAGCATGTGTACGTGTACCACGACCTCGACGAACCTG GTGCGAAGCGAGTGCGGGATGTGGATGGTCTGCAGGGTGATAAAGGCGCCCAGCTAGCAGCAGACACCATGGGCAGTGGAGAGACTTCGTTGGGTGACGCCCTGTGGTGCTGCGCCAACCTTTACAGTGACATCAAGCTTCGCCTCTCACACAAGAGACTCATGATCTTCACCTGCAGGGACGATCCACACGGAGACGACAGTACAAAGGACCGTCAGGCTCGCACCAAGGCCAGTGACCTCAAAGAGACAG GTGTTGTCATAGATTTGATGCACATGATGAAACCAGGCGGCTTCGAtgtctcactctttttttgCGACATTGTAAGTCCGCCAGAGGATGAGAGCGAGTTGGGGTTGCAGCTGGAGCCCTGTGATAAACTGGACGACTTGAAGAAGAGGGTGCGAGCCaaggagcagaagaagagaaCCATGTCCAG GTTAAACCTCTGTCTGGGTAAGGGTATAAACGTAGCTGTGGGAATGTATGCAACAGCTGTGATGACCCGAAAACCTTCAGCAATCAGACTTTACAGGGAAACCAACGAGCCAGTCCGCAGCAAAACCCGCACCTTCCACACCCAGACTGGCAGCCTGCTTCTGCCCAGTGAGATAAAGAAAGCCCAG GTGTACGGTAAAAAGCAGATAGTGATGGAGAGGGACGAGGTGGACACCATCAAGAGGTTTGATGATCCTGGATTGTTGCTCATGGGATTCAAACCTATGGAGAAGCTCAAACTGCATCACCACATCCGACCCGCTGTCTTCCTCTATCCTGAAGAGGACGAGGTTAAAG gCAGCACATGTCTGTTCTCCGCCTTGCTGATGAAGTGTAGGGAGAAGAACGTGTTCGCCCTGTGCCGTTGCATCTCCCGCCGAAACTACCCGCCTCGATTTGTTGCCCTGGTGCCTCAGAAAGAGGAGGTCGATCACGGGAAAGTGCAGATTACACCACCAG GTTTCAACGCCATCTTCCTGCCGTATGCTGACGACATACGGACTGTGGATGCTCCTCAGTGCCCGGTTGCTTCACAAATGCAGGTgaacaagatgaaggagatCGTCTCCAAACTCCGCTTCAAATACAG GAGTGATGCATTTGAGAACCCAGTCGTTCAGCAGCATTACAGGAACCTGGAGGCCTTGGCTCTGGACATGATGGCCCCAGAAGACACAGAGGACCTCATCA tgcCAAAGGTGGAGCAGATTGACCAGCGTCTGGGTCCTCTAGTCCAGGAGTTTAAAGATCTGGTCTACCCCAACGGTTACAACCCTGAATCCAAACCAGCTGCCAAACGCAAAACCG ATACCGGAGGCGGAGCTGAGAAGAAGCCCAAAATGGAGGTGTCAGAGGATGAGCTGAAGGCCCACATGCAGAACGGCACCCTGGGAAAGCTGACAGTGCCCATACTGAAGGAGGCCTGTAAACAGTTTGGGATTCGGACCACTGGGACTAAGAAGCAGGAACTATTAGATGCTCTAACTGCCCGTCTGGGCTCATGA
- the xrcc6 gene encoding X-ray repair cross-complementing protein 6 isoform X1, with amino-acid sequence MAEWNAYYHNEDEEEEQEEGEQSGGDYKVTGRDSLVFLVDASKEMFIKGEDGQPSNFDMTMEVVRSVYTSKIISSHRDLVALVFYGTEQSKNPRNSFKHVYVYHDLDEPGAKRVRDVDGLQGDKGAQLAADTMGSGETSLGDALWCCANLYSDIKLRLSHKRLMIFTCRDDPHGDDSTKDRQARTKASDLKETGVVIDLMHMMKPGGFDVSLFFCDIVSPPEDESELGLQLEPCDKLDDLKKRVRAKEQKKRTMSRLNLCLGKGINVAVGMYATAVMTRKPSAIRLYRETNEPVRSKTRTFHTQTGSLLLPSEIKKAQVYGKKQIVMERDEVDTIKRFDDPGLLLMGFKPMEKLKLHHHIRPAVFLYPEEDEVKGSTCLFSALLMKCREKNVFALCRCISRRNYPPRFVALVPQKEEVDHGKVQITPPGFNAIFLPYADDIRTVDAPQCPVASQMQVNKMKEIVSKLRFKYRSDAFENPVVQQHYRNLEALALDMMAPEDTEDLIMPKVEQIDQRLGPLVQEFKDLVYPNGYNPESKPAAKRKTADTGGGAEKKPKMEVSEDELKAHMQNGTLGKLTVPILKEACKQFGIRTTGTKKQELLDALTARLGS; translated from the exons ATGGCAGAGTGGAACGCATACTACCAtaatgaggatgaggaggaagagcaggaggaaggagagcaATCTGGAG GAGATTACAAAGTCACAGGGAGAGacagtttggtgtttttggTTGATGCCTCCAAGGAAATGTTCATCAAAGGCGAAGACGGACAGCCCTCCAACTTTGACATGACAATGGAG GTGGTGCGCAGCGTGTACACCAGTAAGATCATTAGCAGTCACAGGGACCTGGTGGCTCTGGTTTTCTACGGCACAGAACAGAGCAAAAACCCCAGGAACTCATTCAAGCATGTGTACGTGTACCACGACCTCGACGAACCTG GTGCGAAGCGAGTGCGGGATGTGGATGGTCTGCAGGGTGATAAAGGCGCCCAGCTAGCAGCAGACACCATGGGCAGTGGAGAGACTTCGTTGGGTGACGCCCTGTGGTGCTGCGCCAACCTTTACAGTGACATCAAGCTTCGCCTCTCACACAAGAGACTCATGATCTTCACCTGCAGGGACGATCCACACGGAGACGACAGTACAAAGGACCGTCAGGCTCGCACCAAGGCCAGTGACCTCAAAGAGACAG GTGTTGTCATAGATTTGATGCACATGATGAAACCAGGCGGCTTCGAtgtctcactctttttttgCGACATTGTAAGTCCGCCAGAGGATGAGAGCGAGTTGGGGTTGCAGCTGGAGCCCTGTGATAAACTGGACGACTTGAAGAAGAGGGTGCGAGCCaaggagcagaagaagagaaCCATGTCCAG GTTAAACCTCTGTCTGGGTAAGGGTATAAACGTAGCTGTGGGAATGTATGCAACAGCTGTGATGACCCGAAAACCTTCAGCAATCAGACTTTACAGGGAAACCAACGAGCCAGTCCGCAGCAAAACCCGCACCTTCCACACCCAGACTGGCAGCCTGCTTCTGCCCAGTGAGATAAAGAAAGCCCAG GTGTACGGTAAAAAGCAGATAGTGATGGAGAGGGACGAGGTGGACACCATCAAGAGGTTTGATGATCCTGGATTGTTGCTCATGGGATTCAAACCTATGGAGAAGCTCAAACTGCATCACCACATCCGACCCGCTGTCTTCCTCTATCCTGAAGAGGACGAGGTTAAAG gCAGCACATGTCTGTTCTCCGCCTTGCTGATGAAGTGTAGGGAGAAGAACGTGTTCGCCCTGTGCCGTTGCATCTCCCGCCGAAACTACCCGCCTCGATTTGTTGCCCTGGTGCCTCAGAAAGAGGAGGTCGATCACGGGAAAGTGCAGATTACACCACCAG GTTTCAACGCCATCTTCCTGCCGTATGCTGACGACATACGGACTGTGGATGCTCCTCAGTGCCCGGTTGCTTCACAAATGCAGGTgaacaagatgaaggagatCGTCTCCAAACTCCGCTTCAAATACAG GAGTGATGCATTTGAGAACCCAGTCGTTCAGCAGCATTACAGGAACCTGGAGGCCTTGGCTCTGGACATGATGGCCCCAGAAGACACAGAGGACCTCATCA tgcCAAAGGTGGAGCAGATTGACCAGCGTCTGGGTCCTCTAGTCCAGGAGTTTAAAGATCTGGTCTACCCCAACGGTTACAACCCTGAATCCAAACCAGCTGCCAAACGCAAAACCG cagATACCGGAGGCGGAGCTGAGAAGAAGCCCAAAATGGAGGTGTCAGAGGATGAGCTGAAGGCCCACATGCAGAACGGCACCCTGGGAAAGCTGACAGTGCCCATACTGAAGGAGGCCTGTAAACAGTTTGGGATTCGGACCACTGGGACTAAGAAGCAGGAACTATTAGATGCTCTAACTGCCCGTCTGGGCTCATGA
- the LOC108889105 gene encoding uncharacterized protein LOC108889105, which translates to MECQCEKNNSDDAVSGWWLNGNSVQMGAFTVVGYLLYRFSQTLPALIRWPIRLFCSLTGLSALWSWVSRLVGTLRGIQSLFKWLSRVWKFVVAFSSKFKWLVAVVKAITGSSGDGAESGTTPANILNLLTDLSGGSCPTKPGLRLILLGPTGGGRTSLADTVLGSSETKSPTGPLMESTKRRSVVDGREDHGDRHPRSSGAVAGEQQESKGSFKEPSARQSWTARLPAR; encoded by the exons ATGGAGTGTCAATGTGAGAAGAACAACTCTGATGATGCCGTTTCAG gcTGGTGGCTGAACGGCAACAGCGTCCAGATGGGAGCTTTTACTGTGGTGGGGTATCTTCTCTACAGATTCTCACAGA CGCTCCCAGCTCTGATCCGATGGCCGATTCGTCTCTTCTGCTCTCTAACTG GTCTGTCAGCTCTTTGGAGCTGGGTGAGCCGCCTCGTGGGAACGCTCCGCG GAATCCAGAGCCTGTTCAAGTGGCTGTCTCGAGTGTGGAAGTTTGTCGTAG CGTTTTCCTCCAAGTTCAAGTGGCTGGTCGCTGTCGTCAAAGCCATCACAG GGTCGTCTGGAGACGGAGCAGAGTCGGGGACAACTCCAGCCAACATACTGAACCTGTTGACTGACCTCTCCGGCGGCAGCTGTCCCACCAAGCCAGGCCTCAGGCTGATCCTCCTCGGGCCCACTGGTGGAGGACGGACCTCCCTGGCAGACACTGTGCTGGGCAGCAGTGAGACAAAGTCGCCCACGGGTCCTCTGATGGAAAGCACCAAGCGAAGGTCAGTAGTGGACGGCAGAGAGGATCACGGTGATCGACACCCCAGATCTTCTGGGGCCGTCGCTGGGGAACAGCAAGAGAGCAAAGGAAGCTTTAAGGAGCCTTCAGCTCGCCAGTCCTGGACCGCACGCCTTCCTGCTAGGTGA